tatatatatataaatatatgtatatatatatatatataaatatatatgtatatatatatatatatatatatatatataaatatacatatatatatatatatatatatatatatatatatatatattatatatatatatgtatatatataaatatatgtatatatatatatatatatatatatatatatatatatatatatgaatatatgtatatatatatatatatatatatatatatatatatatattatatatatatatatgtatatatatacatatataaatatatgtttatacatatatatatatatatatatatatatatacatataaatatatatatatatatatatatatatatatatatatatatatatatatatatatatatatatatgtgtgtgtgtgtgtgtgtgtgtgtgtgggtgtgtgcatgtacacgtgtgcgtgtatatgttcatatatatatatatatatatatatatatatatatatatatatatatatatatatatatatatatatatatgtatatatatatatgtatatatatatatatatatatatatatatatatatatatatatatatatatatatatatatatatatgagaaattatgCTTCTATAATTAAAATTGTCAACACtcaaaaagagaaaatagaaaactgAATTTTCAAAAATACATTGTTGATATACtatattataggtaaaataaaggtTTATATGCAGCATATGTTTATGAAATGTTAAAGTTTGTATATCACTTTTGTAACGGTGAGCTAAATCTAGGACGATGTTattcttttttctatatatatggcAGAAGTTCATTGACGTTATACACATCGACAACTATCGTATATATTGAATATTGTTGGTATTCTGCGAGATACCATAACCTCAAAAACTGCTAATTTCCATTTTAGGGACtagtttcaatatatttttttatcaatatttaattCACAAAATGAATATGTATTGACAATAACGGATATCCCAATAGAAATAATTTTCCTtctcaaagattttttatttttttatttaaatcaccATTATTCCAAGGTTCTTTAAGATAAGATATGGTTCTATAGTTTTTAACAGTAATGCTTATTATTCATAAGAGGAAAGCGTAATGAGTAGTTACACCCAAGGGTGAGTAGGAGATAATGAACACGAACATTAACCTAGCTTTGAATGAGTCTACCCTGATTAACATTGGAGCAGTAAACTAACATAACTGATATCACTGATGAATGAACTATACAGACTACTGTATACAATAACGGCTAGAGAGTTATagagtcctttgacaggccagagagtgctacattgattttttctttctagttacggttcattttacctttgcctataaatacaccgaatagtctgccctattctttacatattctcctctgtcctcatccatctgacaacactgagattagcataagagactctttagctatgacaagcagctcttctaggcaaaggacactccaaaatcaaagcattgtttctagtcttgagtagagccatattatttttcttcctcttgtttagttaattttttctatagtttatacgggaaatatttattctaatgttgttactgttcttaagctatttaatttttcctcatttcctttcctcactgggctattttacctcttggagcccctgggcttatagcatcctgcttttccaaatagggttgtagcttagccaataataataataataataataataataataataataataataataaaatacacacacgctatcgtatcagtaaatagataataataataataataataataataataataataataataataataataataaaatgctagtcTGATAAAATGCGAGAGAGGTAAATCCACGAGATTTTGctaagaattatataattaatgatATAAAATCATAAGAGCAAACTTAGTGAACACGCTCATTCTTAAATTCTTGTAACTGTGAGTTACCATAGTAAGGATAATCACTAATTCTTTTTTCAGACTACACTGAATGGCTAATTAAGGCCATAATCAGGTATGACGTCGATGATTCTCTTTAAATAGCCGTACAAAAAActtctcttttatatttcatgcATAATAAACAAGAGGCTGCAGTTAAGCATAAAGAATGAATAAGAATATGAGTTACTACTTATGTACCGCAGGTATATCACACACGTTTGTACACAGTAAcagtatttcgtttttttttttttttttgtatattgtcgttaatGCTCTTCTCTTActctgataacctgtttatgcctgtatttaCCTGCCTcattgtgtttaaatttttttgccattttttacaTGTTTgcattgtatatatactcatgctctgtcaaaataatgttaataacattCAACTTTTCCCTCTCCTAACAGGTCATTCAgacattggtgaccagcggagcGACCGCTTCCTCGTGCCTGCCCCTCATTGTTGTGCCTTACTGTTTTAAGACGGCAGCCAACGAAGCTGCCTCAATGTAACTACTGTCCCTCACTAGCAGAGAAATGATAGCCAGGTTCTAGcgagctgaagtccagttttgcatcaagggtgcaactcagtcaagcaccaaagcagattacggtCTCGCAGCATTACATGGGGACACTTTTCCTGAAATCTGtgattggctttgcgagcaagggaACACCCCCATAATGTATAAAGGCTTCCAAtcataccttctggagcagtactcgctaTTACTGGCCACCCGCATAGCTAAACTTTTTGAGCTCTCTGATCAACGCTTGGGGGACCAAAAGGATTCGCTCGCCCTCAGGCAAATGACAaatatcactcacctgcaaccctctgcagatggctctcctcgtgaagtgaatctacttcgtgcccttaggaTACGGAGCCTACCCAAGCCTGTCCGTGCTGCTATCCCTGATGTCGAGATTTTGTCCATGAGGGACCTTATGACCAAAGTtggtgcccttatggacagccatttcaccatCTTCtgcacctccactcctgacgaagtggtcacatattcaacatcgaccgaagccaaCTTGAATCAGGTTGGAAAAAGACACCTGCCCAGTGATGTACCGGATCGGCGACAAAGCCGCCGAACACCCACATATATCATGCATTGCTTATGCCGCAtccaatgacctctccagccacttactaaaGCCCACCAGCCGCAGTTACGCTACTACCGTTCTAAatttggggctgctgtgaagaaatgtgtgaagCGTTGTCATCAGtggcccaaaaaaaaaaacatgtaattaagcCATTCCTTACTGTGAtggccttccctgtcactaatcttttctttctacatgacGCAAATACGGacctgcgatttttggtagacacgggtgctagcCGTTCTCTCCTGCCAAGAAAGCTCTTTAGCACACGATGTAGTCTCTTTTAATCTGCCAACAACCACCTGGtgactgccaacggatctgcgatacccacccatggttatgaaaccctcacattatcatttggaagtggcaaatatatttagaagtttctcattgctgacatcacattgccaatcctagtCGCAGATTCCCTCTCTCATTTTCCCCTCATAGTCGATATATCTCACCCACAGTTAGTCAATGCAGATTCGTTCTCCTCGAGGCCTCTCCTGTCCGGCACCTCCGACCTTACCCTCCTTaatagcgcacccatggatgcctaatcccacctcctcacattgtacccagAGGTTTTCGAGCCAGAGCTTCGTTAAATATTTACGGTTGCCGCAAAACAGGGTATTCATCACCATTCATGGACAACTTGGCATCCAGTGTTTTccagattcagatgtctggcaacggatcatttggcagccactaaacaaacgtttgccgaaatTGAAGCAATGGGATTTTTCCAAAAGTCCTCAAGCCCATGATCATCACtgttacacatcatcctgaagaaatagCACTCTCTACGTCCATGTGGGGATATCAGGCACCTGAACatgaagacagaaaaagatcaatacCCCCTCAAAAACATCGCTGATTTGACCTAATAAATGCACAAcatgaaggttttctccacactcgacctcctgaaagagTATAGGCAGGTGCTcgtgaacccagaagatatccgcAATACCGCCATCACTAATCCCTCTAGTACATGCACCTTGAATTACTTCtgctttggccttcataatgttgggaccacttttcaatgtctcatggacggcatcttaagggaccttccCTTTTgttggacaacatacttgtgttttcttgctccaaagaggaacacctccatcacctacgcattgtgctcgactgcctacaacagaacagccttgtagtacGGTATGACAAGCGTACCTTTGGGGCCAACGAAGTAACGTTCTTGTGGCACCGTATCACTGTGATGTAGTCCACCACATCCCTggaaaggtagcagccgttcagaacttccccacactctcgaccgtcaaagcactataAGAATTTTTactcatgatcaactattattagtgtttcctgccagccattcttgaccccctctatgcctccctcaagggcaagccaaaagacctgaagtgtggtctCCTTTAAGAAGCATCTTTCTGCTATACAAAGAATGACCTTCACTcgctgctactctcacttttcccatgccacatgcacctctccttctctcaaaCAATgctagcgacgtcactattggaACAGTCCTTGAGCAGGTTGTTAATAGCTTGCTCTTCCCATTGGCCtactttggtaaaaaaaatgtcctgtccaaggcggaatccagctactctacctttgaccgcgaATTGCTAGTGATGCACTCTGCCGTCCGTCACATTCAcctcttcttggaaggtatgcccttcgtcattcacacggaccacatgcctctggggcAAGCCTTAACTCGTCGGCCCGGTGGTTGGTCCATCCATCAACACTGACATCTTTTTGCCGTAGCTGAATGCAATTTTACCCTTCAGCACATCTATGTTGCCaacgccctgtcaagaaacacaatggcccccattcacctaggattggattacaacgcattagcagaagcccaacaaaaagatcctgagtaccaagcatgtaggacttcCCGCACATCCATTCATTGGGCTGACATCCCTCACGACAACTAATGCCTCCCGCCTCTGTGACATCAGCACTGGTAGACGTAGATTACGAATACCTTCTCCATATAATgacaggtgtttcatttcattcatggtctttcacatcccttgtaACATTGTAcatcacagctactgaagacaaagttcatttggcatggcattactaagtatgctaaggattgggtccatatctgTATTTCATactaaacctcaaaagtacatcgacacacaaatTCAGGAGTAGACACCTTCCCTCGACCTCAGCGGCGCTTTACCCACAATCATCTCGATGTTATTGGTCCCCTActtacatcacaaggacaccgttatctGTTTACAATCATCGACCCCTCTACTCGTTTGCCTTAAATCATTGCCATAgaaactgcaacctccgcctcgtgcacatctgccatactctcaggaTGCATAGCAAGATTGGGTAACCCTAAACATATTACTTCCAAAAGGgggaccactttcacctttcaattgtggacatcagtaGCGactctcctgggtatcacccttcatcagacaaccgcatacagACCTGCTGCCAACGgtgtggttgaacgttttcaccgtatcctcaaagcagctttgatgtcccgctacaaggattcctACTGGTTTAtacagcttctctgggtcctcttgggactgaaaaccactcctaaggacaccctgTATGTCTCACCAGCTAAAATGGTGCATGGTAACCcgctggtcatccctgccaaatttttttccgtctacaacctcctgcgATGATCTCCAGTGCTTAcactgtgggaaaatttacttcatgccgccaaacttacaagctcCAAGCTGAGCAACACATAATGACAGATCTACTCTCATCAACGCATGTTTTACtggcaacaacactagcaagccactttTAACTGCCCCCCTCCCTCCTTTACACTGGCCCTTTACTCATGAACCGTCATacgccaaaagcattcctactcaacaagcctggcaaagaagactgggtctccattgatcgcttaAAACctccatatctcctgcaagatgacccacataCAGTACGTctttcaagagcagggtgccctatttcacaggTATGTAATTTCTAGAGgcggagccatgtactgcacgtgtatccCAAAAGTTCGTActctgtaatggtatttctgttttttgtatattatcattatcactctcCCCTTGTACTGATAACCTTTTTCGAACTGTATTTTCCTGCAGCATTGTGTTTGAAGTTTTGTGCCATTCCTGACTATAAggcattttatatacagtatattcactctCCGTCCGAATAAATTTAATTACATTTGATTCGTCTGTCAGTTACCTCCTAACGGCTCACTCACACACTAGCTATGGAATTTGAGAAATGCTGCTATTTCAACATAAAAGGAACAAAGCAGGTAGAAAATAGTAAATTAACCAAACTTTGAATCTTATTTCTCATTTTATCCTGAAATAGAATATTATATAATATCTGTAAAACTGGTATTTGTAATGTTTAGATAACAGGAACTGCTTCAAAAGTCTGAGAAAAAAATAATAGGGTATTTCTTAATTATAGCCAAGTCACTATTATGACATATGATTTAAGAATAGGcattcaaaatgacaaattcggagataatttgtatttttcctaaccatacaaatcttagctatttacattgggtttaccttttagcatagctgaaatgacgagccaatagtttttaacgagggttaactacccccgcgctagttagcgggggtaggggaagggatagcttgctacctgtcccccccccacacaccggtgatttgcttcacttcacttaggggtaggacttgacttgggggccagggctggtgggcaaatatgtgtaaatagctaaggtttgtatggttaggaaaaatacaaattatatccgaatttgtcatttgttccgtaaccgaaatacaaaccacgctatttacattgggtgacttaccccttaggaagggtggaaagtccccagccttactgactttggctttgcccggggactccgtccctcagtgagtagcacttgagagaagaagcccctgcacctcacaagttccttgcctcgctaggaacgagtggcctacataagttgtgtgtggaggaaagtgtgactcgccCTATGAaattgaccttgagacctttagataggaatctaggataggacgttcccaataccacctcgtcagggtatgggggacgcaacagtattaagctgttgtgcagccaccacagggccgatagaaaacgtatcgaggctcctgtgggtcacatcctgcaggtagtgggctgtgaaggtcgtccaaCGCTTCCAGagcccagcttgaagaacctgcgtcacagagaagtttctcttgaaggccagggacgtagcaacacccctgacatcgtgtgccctagggcaacgtgacggaggagggtctggattcaaggcgtggtggataacccttcgaattcaagccgagatggtgttcctggtgaccctcatcttcgtcctgcctgtgcttacaaacaatgctcgtacttgaggacggactgcagctgttttCTTCAAGTAGTAcgtcagacacctcactggacatagtagcagctggtctgggtcgcttgttacagagcggagactcgcgatcctgaaagagtagAACCGAGGATCCTGAAAGAGTAGAACCGAGGATCCGGCAATCCAGGAttatgagtcttggcaacaaactcagggacgaacctaaaCCTTACcgcccccaatccccttgaatgggcgatgtcgtatgagagaccatgaagttcactaacccgcttggccgaagccaaagcgagcaggaaaaccatcttccaagacaggtggtgatcggaggcctggcgtaatggtttgaagggaggtcccttaagagccctgaggacccgaaccacgttccaaggaggaggtctcacctctgattgggggcaggtaagctcatagctacgtatgagtagagagagttctagcgaggtaGAAATGTCCAAGCCTTTCAGCCTGAAAgtcagcttaaggctgagcgatagcctttcactgccgagacagaaagacgcatttcctcccgcagatagacgaggaagtccgctattgctggaatagtggcatcgagtggagagatacccctccaacaacaccaaccacaaaagactctccacttcgcctggtagactccctcagagtactttcgcaggtgccgagacattctctccgcaacctgttgcgaaaagcctctctccgtgaggagacgctagacagtctccaggcgtgaagccgaagcgaggccacggccttgtgagggatgttagagtggggttgtctgagaagctcgtgtcgtggaggaagctctctcgggagctccgtcaggagctgcagaaggtccaagaaccattccacgtgatgccatagcggagctaccagagtcatcgaacagttgactgatagactggtcctgttgagcacccttctcatcagacagaacggtgggaaggcgtacacgtcgatgttgtcccaccgttgctggaaagcatcttgccagagagccttggggtccgggactggggagcagtatagaggcagcttgaaattcaacgctgtcgcgaacaggtccacggtcggggaaccccacaaagtcatgactttgttggctatctgaggatcctaagaccactcggtactcactatctgcgaggccctgctcagactgtcggcgagcacattcctcttgccaggaatgaagcgagctgatagtgttatcgagtggacttcggtccacctcagaatctctactgcaagatgggatagcttctgcgaaaaagtgcctccctgcttgttgatataagccaccaccgtggtgttgtcactcatcaccaccacggaatgacccgccaggttccgttggaactgttgaagagccagaaagacggccttcaactctagcaggttgatgtgcaggcacatttctgattctgaccaaaggcttgaggtcctctggttcagaatgtgcgccccccacccttcttttgacgcgtccgaaaacagtgtcaattccggggggaggacgagaagactcactcccttttgCAGGTtgtcgtcgaccagccaccaccgcaggtctgtccgttccaaagatcctatcgggacctgaacgtccggggaatcggacccttgattccaccgggacttgagccgccactgcagggatctcatcctgaggcggccgtttggaaccagacgagccagggaggacaggtgacctaagagacgcaaccacgattgggcgggaagctctcctcgcctgaggaagggttccgccaccctcttCAGCCtttctatcctgtcgtctgatggaaaggctttgtggagattggtgtctatcagcatgcctagataaaccagtcgttgggacggctgcagagaggacttctcgaggtttaccacgttccccagatcctggcaaagacctagaagcctgtctcggggccaaagaagggtcgactccgagtctgctaggatcagccagtcgtccagataatgaaggagacggatgccgttcctgtgcgcccaagatgaaatcagggtgaacactctggtgaacacctgaggtgctctggagagaccgaaacacagcaccttgaactggtagatcttgtcgtctagggagaatctcaagtacttcctggaagacggatggattgggatctggaagtacacgtcctttagatccagtgtgcacatgaagtctagaggtctcacagcaagtctgaccgtgtccgctgtctccatgctgaaccaagtttgcttgacaaacccgttcagagccgagaggtcgatgacaggtctccagcctccagacgccttctttacaagaaagagtcgactgaagaagtctggggagccgtcgacgacctcctggagagcatccttcttgagcatggtctcgacttctgcccgaagggccagcccctttgccaatcccatggcataggagctcaacgacactggattcgctgtcagggaaggttgagatgttatgaacgggaagcgatagccttggccgatcactgaaaccgtccaagcatcggccccgtgttgctgccacctgtgcacgcaactttgaaggcatcccaccacaggtggacacgcggggggattgccactcctagtgtttgcggccgtggccgctccctctaggagtcttgcctcccctggaggacttaccgcccctcttgaccttggctggaaagggctgaggcttagacaccactttcttagctgccggtgtcTGCTTCGGtgtcttacgaggctgctgctgctgttgctgcggagctgaaggcttatagggccgagctgtaagggccctatggaggagggagtcctggctagatttcctccacctctcagccgttcgctccatatccagtggctccaacagattctccctaAGGAGGGAAGCCTGTtagagcctacagacatccacggcggggaccttcgggtggaacctctcggtcactgcatcgcgccgcttcaataccgaattggcccacagggtggtgacctggtgcgccaggaactcgatggagcgggtgcccgagagtaagaaggtctccagggccttcctattggtctccttagacaagtcctcggagcgcaataggatgcccagagttcctagccatatatccagccacgaagtggcctgcatggcgcacttcgcgaccttctcatggcttaggatctccgacgccgagaacgacacctgccgggcggagagcttctcgagaggaactcccttagccagctcttctacggagtgatggagaggaagagcgagactagactcacccaagatctcaaaatacctcctctgctggacgcgaggaggtgggatgagtttgttcccggcagaggaatgactggaggaggcaagaatcacgagttgggcattggccctggctctggcactcttcaatccccgagaccagggcagagccgcactggtcttaggggccttctgaacatcaaacacttggtccaggaccgtgtccttgccttctcggggggcgatcacgggatccatgaacccgttgagttgcctcatcaggctcaggacctgccagaaggcatgttcagattcctgctggtctcctccttgcgggctggcagctaagtctcccgtccccggaatctcttcctggggcaaagcgtggacgttctcccggggagcagcatgttcctggcgaatccttgaagacgatttcgggatggtcttggagtccttgggttccctcctgggagagatacaggatcccaacaaagaggttcggagaacACCCTCCgtgcgagacgattctcctccatgaagagaaggctccccccttggtgccgacggggagactatcacctcactggactcacccaaggacggaaaagcctcgtccacgggaagaggagaaaacgcctgcgaaggggatggggccttcacgacagacctcttaggagccaacttctccctgggggaagtcaccacgaagtctactcGTCTCTTTCTCTTCAGCAGAGGTGAGGCAGTCGTTGGCTTGTGCCCCTGattggcgagtgctggcttcatagccttcactaacgcccgcatcagaggaccaaaccaagtctgtcgctccacggacacagagtccgaaatccccactggagggaaggggatcgggcgatccttcggagtggacaccactggacttgcctgaaaaggaaaaggggaagaaagacgcactgacctctctgaagtgtcttccctgtcctgcacaagggtcctgcgctttggtggatGCGATCCTGAGCGCAGTCTGGTGACACGCGTTTCTGTTGCTGTCACGGGCTGCGAAATTCGGCACGAACAGTAGTCGCACGTAggtgaacggtcgcgcgggcgcgcaggtgagcggtcgcgcgggcgcacaggcgagtgagcgcgagggcgtacaggcgaacgagcgtgTGAGCaagccggtgaacgaatgcgttggcgcgtcagcgagggaacgcgttgtcgcgcgggcgagcgagaacgctccgaagatcgctgacgacgttggtcaggagacctgtaacgcgtgggagagcgattgagagcaggcgatcggtggtgcgctggtgaacgctggtgCGCAAgtgagcgatggcgcattggcgcatggtgacgcgttggcgagcgatagcgcgtaaatcgcgtaggcgaacgaccgcgcgagggcgagctaacagaggccgacccatgtccttccagatcttctgggTGACGGCgagttggagaacgcttgcgcgcaggcgataggtcacgcgggggtctggagatcgccgatgttcaggtgatcgctgacgcgcaggagaacgctgacgagcaggcgattgttgaatcatctgtgaacgctggcgagctggtgatcgctggcgagctggtgatcgctggcgagcaagagggcgacgcgtggaatcctacGAGGGAACAGTCAGCGCGgggcgcaaaggcgaacgttcacggACAGGTAAAGGAACAGGAagctcgtgggcgcgtgggcgtacgtgtgttttagaaacacgcgctggagaacacGAGCAAtattgtgcaggaacaagctgaggatcgcgagggcgctcaggagactgatggcgcgcagggcgcacaacaggaactgcaggatattcggagaccacaggggagcgctggcgagcagtggggcaatggtcctcagaagagcactgacgaacaggagagcgctgacagtcagaagagcgctgacgagtaggagagcgcctgtgcgctaacactgcagaagggagagcaggggaacgctggcgcgctgtgcgctcaacaggaacaacaggttgaaggatgtcctcaggagagcgctggcgagaatagaggcgatcatcaggagagcgctggcgaacaggagatcgctgacgaacaggagagcgctgacgagcaggagagtgcctgtACGCTAACACTgcacgcgcaagggaagaatccctttgccccaaagggaccgttgcccgttgggtgacgaggtcaggttgttgaacatctgccccagaagttgaaggtctggaaggcgtaggagaccgatccccagagaggtataaggaagctggagctgcaggctgtttacggcgaggagagtccccttcggaggaaggagaagatccaaaaaggtgcctcttagcacccttataaggagacgggaggcccttgcgacgcagcggacggtgagccttatgtcgaag
Above is a window of Palaemon carinicauda isolate YSFRI2023 chromosome 6, ASM3689809v2, whole genome shotgun sequence DNA encoding:
- the LOC137643091 gene encoding uncharacterized protein — its product is MPPASVTSALVDVDYEYLLHIMTGCIARLGNPKHITSKRGTTFTFQLWTSVATLLGITLHQTTAYRPAANGVVERFHRILKAALMSRYKDSYWFIQLLWVLLGLKTTPKDTLYVSPAKMVHGNPLVIPAKFFSVYNLLR